The Planctomycetia bacterium genome contains the following window.
CGAAGCATGCTCGATCTAGAATCCGAATCGTAAATAACGATCGCAGTTACCAAACTCGTGTTACGCCATATCGGTCGAAGATCGGGTCGGCGCTGAGAAGCGTCAACTCTTCCCGGAGCGACTGAGCAACCAAGAGCCGATCGAAAGGATCGCCGTGATGTCGCGGCAGAGTTTCGACATCGACGACGTGCGTTAGATCGATGGTCAACAGCTTAAAGTTATTCCGAGCGATCTCACGCGGTAGAAAAATCTCGCATGGTTCCCCGAGTTGCAGCTTGCCCGATCCGCTCTTGATCGCGATTTCCCAGCAAGCGGCCAGGCTGATCAGTTTGAGATTGCGAGGCTCTTCGATAAGCGATTTGGCAACGCCGCTGAGGCGAGGATGGTTCCATACGAACCAAAGAAAAGCGTGAGTATCGAGCAATAAGCTCGTCACTCCATATACTCCCGAAACTCGTCCAACGGTTCATCGAAATCATCCGCCATCCAATGAGGAAGATGTGCGGCGCTTCCGGCTTTGCACGGCCACTCGCCTGCGGTCGAACGGGTCAGCACAGCCAGCGGTTGGTCGTTCTGCAGAATGACGAGCTGCTCGCCGGGTAAGAGTCCGGAAATGATCTCCGGCAAGCGCGCTTGCGCTTCTTGAATGTTGACGGTAACCATAATGAACTCACAGTTTGAATGCTCGGCGCATCGGAGCCACGGCTGCATTATACCTCAATTTCACTATGCCTTTCAAATCCGCCGGCTCAAGTCACCCATTGGCTCCGCAGCGGCTCGCGAACATAATATCCGGCTCGGCTTACCGGCAACGTGTCTGGAGATCGTCGGCGTGGAACCGCTTGATTTTACTCGCTTGAAGGTCTTCCCGCTCGCGGCGCGCAAGAGTTTGTCGCGGGTCCAAGACATTTTGATCGATCCGGACGCTCCGCCGAAGCCCTGCGACGCGCACAATCTCGAACTCATCGCGATGTGCGCCGAACGGATGCTCGCCGCGCGCCGGCGCGACGCCTCGATCATGCTCATCTACGGGGCGCATCTTTTGCGCAACGGCACCGCGCGCATCATGGAACGGCTCATGGCCCGCGGACTCGTCACGCATCTCGCCACGAACGGGGCCGGCACGATCCACG
Protein-coding sequences here:
- a CDS encoding type II toxin-antitoxin system VapC family toxin, translating into MTSLLLDTHAFLWFVWNHPRLSGVAKSLIEEPRNLKLISLAACWEIAIKSGSGKLQLGEPCEIFLPREIARNNFKLLTIDLTHVVDVETLPRHHGDPFDRLLVAQSLREELTLLSADPIFDRYGVTRVW